One stretch of Clavibacter michiganensis DNA includes these proteins:
- a CDS encoding Lrp/AsnC family transcriptional regulator translates to MDNLDHRIIDLLRQNGRAGYGDIGGTVGLSASAVKRRVDRLVADGVIRGFTIQVDPAVDGLSTEAYVELFCRGTVAPDELRRILQGVPEVVDAGTVTGDADAIVRIRSRDIPSLEDALEKVRLAPNVDHTRSAIVLSRLVNRTLE, encoded by the coding sequence ATGGACAACCTGGACCACCGGATCATCGACCTCCTCCGCCAGAACGGCCGCGCCGGCTACGGCGACATCGGCGGGACGGTGGGCCTGTCGGCCAGCGCGGTGAAGCGACGGGTCGACCGGCTGGTGGCCGACGGCGTGATCCGCGGCTTCACCATCCAGGTCGACCCCGCGGTCGACGGCCTCAGCACCGAGGCCTACGTGGAGCTGTTCTGCCGCGGGACGGTCGCGCCGGACGAGCTGCGCCGGATCCTCCAGGGCGTGCCCGAGGTGGTGGACGCGGGCACCGTCACGGGCGACGCGGACGCCATCGTCCGGATCCGCTCCCGCGACATCCCGAGCCTCGAGGACGCCCTCGAGAAGGTGCGCCTGGCCCCGAACGTCGACCACACGCGCAGCGCGATCGTGCTGAGCCGGCTGGTGAACCGGACGCTCGAGTAG
- a CDS encoding GntR family transcriptional regulator: MDPAPGYRIDPGSTTPPYEQLRAEVARRAADGELPVGARLPTVRALAEQAGVAVNTVARAYKELEADGVIETRGRAGSFVAAQDDVPAALRAAAVAYAQLAGRLGVADGEARRLVDEALAAG, translated from the coding sequence ATGGATCCCGCGCCCGGCTACCGCATCGACCCGGGCTCCACGACCCCGCCCTACGAGCAGCTCCGCGCGGAGGTCGCGCGCCGGGCCGCCGACGGCGAGCTGCCCGTCGGCGCGCGGCTGCCGACCGTGCGCGCGCTCGCCGAGCAGGCGGGCGTCGCCGTCAACACGGTGGCGCGGGCCTACAAGGAGCTCGAGGCCGACGGGGTGATCGAGACGCGCGGGCGCGCGGGGTCGTTCGTCGCCGCGCAGGACGACGTGCCCGCCGCGCTCCGGGCGGCGGCCGTCGCGTACGCGCAGCTCGCCGGGCGGCTGGGCGTGGCCGACGGCGAGGCGCGACGCCTGGTCGACGAGGCGCTCGCGGCCGGATGA
- the ddaH gene encoding dimethylargininase yields the protein MPSTLSRSSDTTAGRTPVAKRVLMCRPDHFDVVYKINPWMDPAVPTDTSLAVRQWQTLYDAYVGLGFQVDLIEGIAGLPDMVYAANGGFTLDGIAYGAAFQHPERQPEGPAYMDWFREAGFDVRVPEQVNEGEGDILLVGDTILAGTGFRSDSTSHAEVARIFDREVVTLRLVNPSFYHLDTAIAVLDDTNIAYLPSAFDADSLDEIERRFPDAVEVSEQDASILGLNSYSDGYNVVIAEKAVGFEASLRERGYNPIGVDLSELLLGGGGVKCCTLELRK from the coding sequence ATGCCCTCCACCCTCTCCCGATCCTCGGACACGACCGCCGGCCGCACGCCCGTCGCGAAGCGCGTGCTCATGTGCCGGCCGGACCACTTCGACGTGGTCTACAAGATCAACCCGTGGATGGATCCCGCCGTCCCGACCGACACCTCGCTCGCCGTCCGCCAATGGCAGACGCTCTACGACGCGTACGTGGGCCTCGGCTTCCAGGTCGACCTCATCGAGGGGATCGCCGGCCTGCCCGACATGGTCTACGCGGCCAACGGCGGCTTCACGCTCGACGGCATCGCGTACGGCGCGGCCTTCCAGCACCCGGAGCGCCAGCCCGAGGGCCCCGCGTACATGGACTGGTTCCGCGAGGCGGGCTTCGACGTGCGCGTGCCCGAGCAGGTCAACGAGGGCGAGGGCGACATCCTGCTCGTCGGCGACACGATCCTCGCGGGCACGGGCTTCCGCAGCGACAGCACGAGCCACGCCGAGGTGGCCCGGATCTTCGACCGCGAGGTCGTGACCCTCCGCCTCGTGAACCCGTCGTTCTACCACCTGGACACCGCGATCGCCGTGCTCGACGACACGAACATCGCCTACCTCCCGAGCGCGTTCGACGCCGACAGCCTCGACGAGATCGAGCGCCGCTTCCCCGACGCGGTCGAGGTGAGCGAGCAGGACGCGTCTATCCTCGGCCTCAACTCCTACAGCGACGGCTACAACGTGGTCATCGCCGAGAAGGCCGTGGGCTTCGAGGCGTCGCTGCGGGAGCGCGGCTACAACCCCATCGGCGTCGACCTGTCCGAGCTGCTGCTCGGCGGCGGCGGCGTGAAGTGCTGCACGCTCGAGCTCCGGAAGTAG
- a CDS encoding M1 family metallopeptidase has product MRAAAGPSSGDAYTPEVGSTAFAVARYDLDLDYRVARNRLKARAVITAVAREPLPRFELDLTGLRAGDVRVDGRRETRHVQRGGRLVVTPAAPIPAGTTFTVDVAYSGEPGPRRTVWGDLGWEELGDGVLVASQPSGASTWFPCNDRPDDRAAFRIRVACEVDYSVIASGRLVSRLERSGRATWTYEQDAPTAPYLATVQIGRYAEKRVPAGSTQAVFAYPKPREARVLQDLALVPRMMAFFETLFGPYPFDEYRVVVTDDELEIPLEAQAMAVLGANHADGTGGSERLVAHELAHQWFGNSVGIASWQHIWLNEGFACYAEWLWSEESGGPTADQLARQHHARLDRYGTQMAIGDPGPESMFDDVVYKRGALAVHALRLTLGDASWRELLRRWTDPAWTDPRTTADLVAAAGDAGALLRAWLADAPLPVLPRRGRR; this is encoded by the coding sequence GTGAGGGCCGCCGCAGGTCCGTCGTCCGGCGACGCGTACACCCCCGAGGTCGGATCCACGGCCTTCGCGGTCGCGCGCTACGACCTCGACCTCGACTACCGCGTCGCCCGCAACCGCCTCAAGGCGCGCGCCGTCATCACCGCCGTGGCGCGCGAGCCGCTCCCCCGCTTCGAGCTCGACCTCACGGGCCTCCGCGCGGGCGACGTCCGCGTCGACGGCCGCCGCGAGACCCGTCACGTGCAGCGCGGCGGGCGCCTCGTCGTCACTCCTGCGGCGCCCATCCCGGCCGGCACGACCTTCACGGTCGACGTCGCGTACTCGGGCGAGCCCGGCCCGCGCCGCACCGTGTGGGGCGACCTCGGCTGGGAGGAGCTCGGCGACGGCGTGCTCGTCGCGTCGCAGCCGAGCGGCGCGTCCACCTGGTTCCCGTGCAACGACCGGCCGGATGACCGGGCCGCGTTCCGGATCCGGGTCGCGTGCGAGGTCGACTACTCCGTGATCGCGAGCGGCCGGCTCGTCTCGCGGCTCGAGCGCTCGGGCCGCGCCACCTGGACGTACGAGCAGGATGCGCCCACCGCGCCGTACCTCGCGACCGTGCAGATCGGCCGGTACGCCGAGAAGCGCGTGCCCGCCGGATCCACCCAGGCCGTCTTCGCCTACCCGAAGCCGCGCGAGGCCCGCGTGCTGCAGGACCTCGCGCTCGTGCCGCGCATGATGGCGTTCTTCGAGACGCTGTTCGGGCCGTACCCGTTCGACGAGTACCGGGTCGTGGTGACGGACGACGAGCTGGAGATCCCGCTCGAGGCGCAGGCCATGGCGGTGCTCGGCGCGAACCACGCCGACGGCACGGGCGGATCCGAGCGGCTCGTCGCCCACGAGCTCGCGCACCAGTGGTTCGGCAACTCCGTGGGCATCGCGTCGTGGCAGCACATCTGGCTCAACGAGGGCTTCGCCTGCTACGCCGAGTGGCTGTGGTCGGAGGAGTCCGGCGGGCCCACCGCGGACCAGCTCGCGCGCCAGCACCACGCGCGCCTCGACCGCTACGGCACGCAGATGGCCATCGGCGATCCCGGACCCGAGTCGATGTTCGACGACGTCGTCTACAAGCGCGGCGCCCTCGCGGTGCACGCGCTGCGGCTCACGCTCGGCGACGCGTCGTGGCGGGAGCTGCTGCGGCGGTGGACGGATCCGGCGTGGACGGATCCGCGCACCACGGCCGACCTCGTGGCTGCGGCGGGCGACGCGGGCGCGCTGCTGCGCGCGTGGCTCGCGGACGCGCCGCTGCCGGTGCTGCCGCGGCGGGGGCGGCGCTAG
- a CDS encoding TIGR03364 family FAD-dependent oxidoreductase: MTERADVVVVGAGVVGLGAAYAAVRRGLSVVVVERSAEPAGASVRNFGHVGVTAQSGAALRYAVAARDLWLGLARDASFGIRAAGAHVVARHPDELALLEAAAAAMPADGPLGPGAVRVVDADGIRRLAPVRDADVVGGAVLARDLQVDPRTAAPAIRRHLASLGVVFRLRTQVGAVAAGRVETSRGPIDAGTVVVAVNHDVDQLLPELAEARGVQRCALDMLRVRIPLAAPIDAPLLTGWSLVRYRGFAMLPEAAAVRARLHAARPDLARIDLNLMCTQLADGSVILGDSHARSAAPSPFQAEATAELITAEAARLFDAPVRVVERWQGVYATAPEEFLVAEPLPGVIALAATTGIGMTCGLGLAELELAARFGAVGADPVAAPASEPTATPSTPEEGQP; the protein is encoded by the coding sequence GTGACGGAGCGCGCCGACGTCGTCGTGGTCGGGGCGGGCGTCGTCGGCCTCGGCGCGGCGTACGCGGCCGTGCGGCGCGGGCTCTCGGTGGTCGTCGTGGAGCGGAGCGCGGAGCCCGCGGGCGCGAGCGTCCGGAACTTCGGGCACGTCGGCGTCACGGCGCAGTCCGGCGCCGCGCTCCGGTACGCCGTGGCCGCGCGGGACCTGTGGCTCGGGCTCGCGCGCGACGCCTCCTTCGGGATCCGCGCGGCCGGCGCCCACGTCGTCGCCCGGCACCCCGACGAGCTCGCGCTGCTCGAGGCCGCCGCCGCCGCGATGCCCGCCGACGGCCCGCTGGGCCCTGGTGCGGTGCGTGTAGTCGACGCCGACGGGATCCGTCGCCTGGCGCCGGTCCGCGACGCCGACGTCGTGGGCGGCGCGGTGCTGGCGCGCGACCTGCAGGTGGATCCGCGGACGGCCGCTCCCGCGATCCGCCGGCACCTCGCGTCCCTCGGCGTCGTGTTCCGGCTGCGCACCCAGGTCGGCGCAGTCGCCGCCGGTCGCGTGGAGACGAGCCGCGGGCCCATCGACGCGGGCACGGTGGTGGTCGCGGTCAACCACGATGTCGACCAGCTGCTGCCCGAGCTCGCGGAGGCGCGCGGCGTCCAGCGGTGCGCGCTCGACATGCTGCGCGTGCGGATCCCGCTGGCCGCCCCGATCGACGCGCCCCTGCTCACCGGCTGGTCGCTCGTGCGCTACCGCGGCTTCGCGATGCTCCCCGAGGCCGCCGCCGTGCGCGCGCGGCTGCACGCCGCGCGGCCGGACCTCGCGCGCATCGACCTCAACCTCATGTGCACGCAGCTCGCCGACGGCAGCGTGATCCTCGGCGACTCGCACGCGCGATCCGCCGCGCCGTCGCCGTTCCAGGCCGAGGCGACCGCCGAGCTGATCACCGCCGAGGCCGCGCGCCTGTTCGACGCGCCCGTGCGCGTGGTCGAGCGCTGGCAGGGCGTCTACGCCACCGCGCCCGAGGAGTTCCTCGTCGCGGAGCCGCTGCCCGGCGTGATCGCGCTCGCCGCCACCACGGGCATCGGCATGACCTGCGGCCTGGGCCTCGCCGAGCTCGAGCTCGCGGCGCGGTTCGGGGCGGTGGGCGCGGATCCCGTCGCGGCGCCCGCATCCGAGCCGACAGCGACCCCGTCCACCCCCGAGGAAGGCCAGCCATGA
- a CDS encoding Pls/PosA family non-ribosomal peptide synthetase yields MPESSPEAATPHDDAQRVLDRADAVTPPRTLVDVLRATVAAHPDASAIQDGDGALSYRELMARVVQVAASLREAGVGKGDRVGIRMPSGSRDLYVTVLGVLAAGAAYVPVDADDPDERARLVFGEARVAGVVTGTGEYTPRAADAADASETAADAADAAALRILPAAAAHASTSALPLVAPPAPEDDAWIIFTSGSTGTPKGVAVSHRSAAAFVDAEARLFLQDEPIGPGDRVLAGLSVAFDASCEEMWLAWRHGACLVPAPRSLVRSGMDLGPWLTTHGVTIVSTVPTLAALWPAESLENVRLLIFGGEACPPELGQRLATDGREVWNTYGPTEATVVACAAPLGGPGPVRIGLPLDGWTLAVVDPEGARVPEGGVGELIIGGVGLARYLDPAKDAEKYAPFPALGWDRAYRSGDLVRFEAEGLVFQGRADDQVKVGGRRIELGEIEAALQALDDVQGAAVAVQTTGAGNPVLVGYLVPRDPATFSREDAVQRLRVALPAALVPLIGVVESLPTRTSGKVDRAALPWPLPGAAGDDGADLDAELRPLAEMWSAALGTPVASADANFFDLGGGSLSAAQLVARIRTVDPEFTVADVYAHPRLGAMHAAIAGRAPRAESRGPQVDVTPTPRRTQWIQTLLGAPLLALQSLRWLALLLTGSALLRPLGGFDALPDVSWWLLAPGLLLFATPFGRMAISAAAARLLLRGLQPGDHPRGGRWHLRIWLAEQIAQQIGAVGLAGAPWITYYARALGARIADDVDLHTLPPVTGMLRIGRGASVEPEVDLSGYWIDGDTVRVGAIRIGAGSTVGTRSTLLPGTRIGKGAEIAPGSAVFGRVPSGQRWAGSPAAREGKARVWWPDHRPPRNTRWVAAYGAASVATALVPVVAFVAGGGILAAAIRGSADLGDAWWRGLGALVPAVLVTGLVLALLVVGSVRLLGLGVTEGIHAVRSRVGWQLWTTERLLDLARTVLFPLYAGLFTPVWLRLLGARVGKDVEASTVLLIPAMTTIRDGAFLADDTLVAGYELGGGWMRVARAEIGQRAFLGNSGMAGPGHKVPKDGLVAVLSAAPTKSKAGSSWLGSPPVRLRRTVAAADDSRTFRPPTRLRVARILWELLRVVPVFVTCAIGLAVLVTLAAITEAWGPLVAFLLGGVVLLAAGAVAAGISTAAKWILIGRIRAEEHPLWSSFVWRSEVSDVFTEMVAAPWFASSAAGTPALVWWLRSLGARIGSGVWCDSHWLPEADLVTLGDASTVNRGCVVQTHLFHDRIMSMDTVTLDAGATLGPHSVILPAARIGPQATVGPASLVMRGELVPEASRWSGNPIGPWREVTLGRYLPAASASAVATAGHR; encoded by the coding sequence ATGCCCGAGTCCTCTCCGGAGGCGGCGACGCCGCACGACGACGCCCAGCGCGTGCTCGACCGGGCCGACGCCGTCACGCCGCCGCGCACCCTCGTCGACGTGCTCCGGGCCACGGTCGCCGCGCACCCCGACGCGTCCGCCATCCAGGACGGCGACGGCGCGCTCAGCTACCGCGAGCTCATGGCGCGTGTCGTGCAGGTGGCCGCGTCGCTGCGGGAGGCGGGCGTCGGTAAGGGCGACCGGGTCGGGATCCGCATGCCGTCCGGATCCCGCGACCTCTACGTCACCGTGCTCGGCGTGCTCGCGGCCGGTGCCGCCTACGTGCCGGTGGACGCGGACGACCCGGACGAGCGCGCGCGACTCGTGTTCGGCGAGGCGCGCGTCGCGGGCGTCGTCACGGGCACGGGCGAGTACACGCCGCGCGCCGCGGACGCCGCGGACGCCAGCGAGACCGCCGCCGATGCCGCCGACGCCGCCGCGCTCCGCATCCTCCCCGCCGCCGCCGCGCACGCCTCCACCTCCGCGCTGCCGCTCGTCGCGCCGCCGGCGCCCGAGGACGACGCGTGGATCATCTTCACCTCGGGATCCACCGGCACCCCCAAGGGCGTCGCCGTCTCGCACCGCTCGGCCGCGGCCTTCGTCGACGCGGAGGCGCGCCTCTTCCTCCAGGACGAGCCCATCGGGCCGGGCGATCGCGTGCTCGCCGGCCTCTCGGTCGCGTTCGACGCCAGCTGCGAGGAGATGTGGCTCGCCTGGCGCCACGGCGCGTGCCTCGTGCCGGCGCCGCGCAGCCTCGTCCGCAGCGGGATGGACCTCGGGCCCTGGCTCACGACGCACGGCGTGACGATCGTCTCGACCGTGCCGACGCTCGCGGCGCTGTGGCCCGCGGAGTCGCTCGAGAACGTCCGGCTGCTCATCTTCGGCGGCGAGGCCTGCCCGCCCGAGCTCGGCCAGCGGCTCGCGACCGACGGCCGCGAGGTGTGGAACACGTACGGCCCCACCGAGGCGACCGTCGTCGCGTGCGCGGCGCCGCTCGGCGGCCCGGGTCCCGTGCGCATCGGCCTGCCGCTCGACGGCTGGACGCTCGCGGTCGTCGACCCCGAGGGCGCGCGCGTCCCCGAGGGCGGCGTGGGCGAGCTGATCATCGGCGGGGTCGGGCTCGCGCGCTACCTGGATCCCGCCAAGGACGCCGAGAAGTACGCCCCCTTCCCCGCGCTCGGCTGGGACCGCGCCTACCGCTCGGGCGACCTCGTGCGCTTCGAGGCCGAGGGCCTCGTCTTCCAGGGCCGCGCCGACGACCAGGTGAAGGTCGGCGGGCGGCGCATCGAGCTGGGCGAGATCGAGGCGGCGCTGCAGGCGCTCGACGACGTGCAGGGCGCGGCCGTCGCGGTGCAGACGACGGGCGCGGGCAACCCGGTGCTCGTCGGCTACCTCGTGCCGCGGGATCCGGCGACCTTCTCGCGCGAGGACGCCGTGCAGCGGCTCCGCGTCGCGCTGCCGGCCGCGCTCGTTCCGCTCATCGGGGTGGTCGAGTCGCTGCCCACGCGCACGTCCGGCAAGGTCGACAGGGCCGCACTCCCCTGGCCGCTGCCGGGCGCCGCGGGCGACGACGGCGCCGACCTCGACGCCGAGCTGCGGCCGCTCGCCGAGATGTGGTCGGCCGCGCTCGGCACGCCCGTCGCGAGCGCCGACGCCAACTTCTTCGACCTGGGCGGCGGATCCCTGTCGGCTGCTCAGCTCGTGGCCCGGATCCGCACCGTCGACCCCGAGTTCACGGTGGCCGACGTCTACGCCCACCCGCGCCTCGGTGCCATGCACGCCGCCATCGCGGGACGCGCGCCGCGGGCCGAGAGCCGCGGGCCGCAGGTGGACGTGACGCCGACTCCGCGCCGCACGCAGTGGATCCAGACCCTGCTCGGCGCGCCCCTGCTCGCGCTGCAGAGCCTCCGCTGGCTCGCGCTGCTGCTCACGGGCTCCGCGCTGCTGCGCCCGCTCGGCGGCTTCGACGCGCTGCCGGACGTCTCGTGGTGGTTGCTCGCCCCCGGCCTCCTCCTCTTCGCGACGCCGTTCGGCCGCATGGCGATCTCCGCGGCCGCCGCGCGCCTTCTCCTCCGCGGCCTCCAGCCCGGCGACCACCCGCGCGGCGGCCGCTGGCACCTGCGGATCTGGCTGGCCGAGCAGATCGCGCAGCAGATCGGCGCGGTCGGGCTCGCGGGCGCGCCGTGGATCACGTACTACGCGCGGGCGCTCGGCGCGCGCATCGCCGACGACGTCGACCTGCACACGCTGCCGCCCGTCACGGGCATGCTCCGCATCGGCCGCGGCGCCTCGGTCGAGCCCGAGGTCGACCTCTCCGGCTACTGGATCGACGGCGACACCGTGCGCGTCGGCGCGATCCGCATCGGCGCGGGATCCACCGTCGGCACCCGCTCGACGCTGCTGCCGGGCACGCGCATCGGCAAGGGCGCGGAGATCGCGCCGGGCTCGGCCGTCTTCGGGCGGGTGCCGTCGGGCCAGCGCTGGGCCGGATCCCCCGCCGCGCGCGAGGGCAAGGCGCGGGTCTGGTGGCCCGACCACCGGCCGCCGCGCAACACGCGCTGGGTCGCGGCGTACGGCGCCGCCTCGGTCGCGACCGCGCTCGTGCCCGTGGTGGCGTTCGTCGCGGGCGGCGGGATCCTCGCGGCAGCGATCCGCGGATCCGCCGACCTCGGCGACGCCTGGTGGCGCGGCCTCGGCGCGCTCGTGCCCGCGGTGCTCGTGACCGGGCTCGTGCTCGCGCTGCTGGTCGTGGGATCCGTGCGCCTGCTCGGCCTCGGCGTGACCGAGGGCATCCACGCCGTGCGCAGCCGCGTCGGCTGGCAGCTCTGGACCACCGAGCGCCTGCTCGACCTCGCGCGCACCGTGCTCTTCCCGCTCTACGCCGGCCTCTTCACGCCCGTGTGGCTGCGCCTCCTCGGCGCGCGCGTGGGCAAGGACGTCGAGGCGTCCACCGTGCTGCTCATCCCCGCTATGACGACCATCCGCGACGGCGCCTTCCTCGCCGACGACACGCTCGTGGCCGGCTACGAGCTCGGCGGCGGGTGGATGCGCGTCGCCCGCGCCGAGATCGGCCAGCGCGCGTTCCTCGGCAACTCGGGCATGGCGGGGCCCGGACACAAGGTGCCGAAGGACGGCCTCGTCGCGGTGCTCTCGGCGGCGCCCACGAAGTCGAAGGCCGGATCCTCGTGGCTCGGCTCCCCGCCCGTCCGGCTCCGGCGCACGGTCGCCGCCGCGGACGACTCGCGCACGTTCCGGCCGCCGACCCGGCTGCGCGTGGCCCGCATCCTGTGGGAGCTGCTCCGCGTCGTGCCCGTGTTCGTGACCTGCGCGATCGGCCTGGCCGTGCTCGTGACGCTCGCCGCGATCACCGAGGCGTGGGGCCCGCTCGTCGCGTTCCTGCTCGGCGGCGTGGTGCTGCTCGCGGCCGGCGCGGTCGCGGCGGGGATCTCGACGGCGGCGAAGTGGATCCTCATCGGCCGCATCCGCGCCGAGGAGCACCCGCTCTGGTCGTCGTTCGTGTGGCGCAGCGAGGTGTCGGACGTCTTCACCGAGATGGTCGCCGCGCCCTGGTTCGCGTCGTCGGCGGCCGGCACGCCCGCGCTCGTCTGGTGGCTGCGGAGCCTCGGCGCGCGCATCGGATCCGGCGTGTGGTGCGACTCGCACTGGCTGCCCGAGGCCGATCTGGTGACGCTGGGGGACGCTTCGACCGTCAACCGCGGATGCGTCGTGCAGACGCACCTGTTCCATGATCGGATCATGAGCATGGACACCGTCACCCTCGACGCGGGTGCGACCCTCGGGCCGCACAGCGTCATCCTCCCCGCGGCGCGCATCGGCCCGCAGGCCACCGTGGGGCCCGCGAGCCTCGTGATGCGCGGGGAGCTCGTGCCCGAGGCCAGCCGCTGGAGCGGCAACCCGATCGGCCCGTGGCGCGAGGTGACGCTCGGCCGGTACCTGCCCGCGGCGTCCGCGAGCGCCGTCGCGACCGCCGGTCACCGGTGA
- the rocD gene encoding ornithine--oxo-acid transaminase, translated as MTDTIDRPAASDAGALAIHAEEAHAAHNYHPLPVVVASGQGAWVTDLDGRRLLDCLAAYSAVNFGHSHPDLVRAATEQLGRITLTSRAFHNDKLGPFVTALAELAGKDMVLPMNTGAEAVESGIKVARAWGYRVKGVAAGRAKIIVMAGNFHGRTTTIVSFSDDEEARADFGPFTPGFVTVPYGDAAALEAAIDDDTVAVLVEPIQGEAGIVVPPAGYLADVRRICTRERVLMIADEIQSGLGRTGATFECDNSAVVPDLYLLGKALGGGIVPVSAVVGDADVLGVIQPGQHGSTFGGNPLAAAVGHAVVDMLATGEPQERARRLGAVLHARLADLVGHGVLAVRGRGLWAGIDIDPALATGRAVCERLAERGVLAKDTHGSTIRLAPPIVVEEEDLVWAVGQLAEVLTELGAR; from the coding sequence ATGACCGACACCATCGACCGCCCCGCCGCCTCCGACGCCGGCGCCCTGGCCATCCACGCCGAGGAGGCGCACGCCGCGCACAACTACCACCCGCTGCCCGTCGTGGTCGCGTCCGGCCAGGGCGCCTGGGTGACCGACCTCGACGGCCGGCGCCTGCTCGACTGCCTCGCCGCGTACTCGGCCGTCAACTTCGGGCACTCGCACCCGGACCTCGTGCGGGCCGCGACCGAGCAGCTCGGGCGGATCACGCTCACGAGCCGCGCGTTCCACAACGACAAGCTGGGCCCGTTCGTCACGGCGCTCGCCGAGCTCGCCGGCAAGGACATGGTCCTGCCGATGAACACCGGCGCGGAGGCCGTGGAGTCGGGGATCAAGGTCGCGCGCGCCTGGGGCTACCGCGTGAAGGGCGTGGCCGCGGGACGGGCGAAGATCATCGTCATGGCCGGCAACTTCCACGGCCGCACCACCACCATCGTCAGCTTCAGCGACGACGAGGAGGCGCGCGCCGACTTCGGGCCGTTCACGCCCGGGTTCGTCACCGTCCCGTACGGCGACGCCGCGGCGCTCGAGGCCGCGATTGACGACGACACGGTCGCCGTGCTCGTGGAGCCGATCCAGGGCGAGGCCGGCATCGTCGTGCCGCCCGCGGGGTACCTCGCCGACGTGCGGCGGATCTGCACGCGCGAGCGGGTGCTGATGATCGCGGACGAGATCCAGTCGGGCCTCGGCCGCACGGGCGCGACCTTCGAGTGCGACAACTCCGCAGTCGTGCCGGACCTCTACCTCCTCGGCAAGGCGCTCGGCGGCGGCATCGTGCCCGTCTCGGCGGTCGTCGGGGACGCGGACGTGCTCGGCGTGATCCAGCCGGGGCAGCACGGATCCACGTTCGGCGGCAACCCGCTCGCCGCGGCGGTGGGCCACGCGGTCGTCGACATGCTCGCGACGGGCGAGCCGCAGGAGCGCGCGCGTCGCCTCGGTGCCGTGCTGCACGCGCGGCTCGCGGATCTCGTGGGCCACGGCGTGCTCGCGGTGCGCGGCCGCGGCCTGTGGGCGGGCATCGACATCGACCCCGCGCTCGCGACGGGCCGCGCGGTGTGCGAGCGGCTCGCCGAGCGCGGCGTGCTCGCGAAGGACACGCACGGCTCGACGATCCGCCTCGCGCCGCCCATCGTGGTGGAGGAGGAGGACCTCGTCTGGGCCGTCGGCCAGCTCGCCGAGGTGCTGACGGAGCTCGGGGCGCGCTGA
- a CDS encoding RES family NAD+ phosphorylase: MGRAPDPWAWTDWRYAERGRFPGRWDSPDGSYRTIYAGSTPHACLVELLAPFRPDPSVSAGLAAIQEDEADASLHPTVVPGQIDGSWFAARRLGRAVLTGSYCDVTHSSTIAALRPRFLSAALRHGLMDVDAAALQDARPRELTQAIGRALYEETEGGRAVVDGIRFPSRHGRELELWAVFERASDEGRSGRLAEATVHRLPADHPAVRSAAALHGLRIA, from the coding sequence GTGGGTCGCGCTCCCGATCCCTGGGCCTGGACCGACTGGCGGTACGCCGAGCGCGGTCGCTTCCCCGGCCGGTGGGACTCCCCGGACGGCTCGTACCGGACGATCTACGCCGGCTCGACCCCGCACGCCTGCCTGGTCGAGCTGCTTGCCCCGTTCCGGCCCGATCCTTCCGTGAGCGCCGGTCTCGCCGCCATCCAGGAGGATGAGGCGGACGCCTCGCTGCATCCCACCGTCGTGCCCGGGCAGATCGACGGGTCCTGGTTCGCTGCCCGCCGTCTCGGTCGCGCCGTCCTCACGGGGAGCTACTGCGACGTGACCCATTCGTCGACGATCGCCGCTCTGCGACCGCGGTTCCTCTCCGCCGCCCTCCGCCACGGGCTGATGGACGTCGACGCCGCGGCGCTCCAGGACGCGCGTCCCCGCGAGCTCACCCAGGCGATCGGGCGCGCCCTCTACGAGGAGACGGAGGGAGGCCGTGCGGTCGTCGATGGGATCCGATTCCCGTCGCGGCACGGGCGCGAGCTGGAGCTGTGGGCGGTGTTCGAGCGCGCCTCCGACGAGGGCCGGAGCGGGCGGCTCGCGGAGGCGACGGTGCACCGGCTCCCCGCGGACCATCCTGCGGTGCGGTCGGCGGCGGCCCTCCACGGTCTGCGGATCGCCTAG
- a CDS encoding HAD-IA family hydrolase gives MTPTAPAAPAPAPALDGIELVVLDMAGTTVRDDGVVEAAFRSAAERTGLVDRIDWDEAIAYVRRTMGRSKSDVFLHLCQGDAAEAARATAAFEDAYAEIVAADGAEPIPGADALIRRLRADGRRVALTTGFAPVTRDAILDALGWRDLVDLALSPADAGRGRPAPDLVLAAALRVGVSAMSAVAVVGDTASDVACGRAAGAGLVVGVLTGAHDRAALEAAGPDAVLDDVTGLLTLTR, from the coding sequence ATGACCCCGACCGCACCCGCCGCCCCGGCGCCCGCCCCCGCCCTCGACGGCATCGAGCTCGTCGTGCTCGACATGGCCGGCACGACCGTGCGCGACGACGGCGTCGTCGAGGCCGCGTTCCGGAGCGCCGCGGAGCGCACGGGGCTCGTCGACCGGATCGACTGGGACGAGGCGATCGCCTACGTGCGGCGCACGATGGGCCGCTCCAAGTCCGACGTGTTCCTGCACCTCTGCCAGGGTGACGCCGCCGAGGCCGCGCGCGCCACGGCCGCGTTCGAGGACGCCTACGCGGAGATCGTCGCGGCCGACGGCGCCGAGCCGATCCCGGGAGCGGACGCCCTGATCCGCCGGCTCCGCGCCGACGGCCGCCGCGTCGCGCTCACGACCGGCTTCGCGCCCGTCACGCGCGACGCGATCCTCGACGCCCTCGGCTGGCGCGACCTCGTCGACCTCGCGCTCTCCCCGGCGGACGCGGGACGCGGCCGACCCGCCCCCGACCTCGTGCTGGCCGCCGCCCTCCGCGTCGGCGTGAGCGCGATGTCGGCGGTCGCGGTCGTCGGCGACACCGCGAGCGACGTCGCCTGCGGTCGCGCGGCGGGCGCGGGGCTCGTGGTCGGCGTGCTCACGGGCGCGCACGACCGCGCCGCGCTCGAGGCGGCCGGCCCCGACGCCGTGCTCGACGACGTGACCGGGCTCCTGACGCTGACGCGCTGA